A segment of the Carya illinoinensis cultivar Pawnee chromosome 1, C.illinoinensisPawnee_v1, whole genome shotgun sequence genome:
TTGAACTGTTATATAGTTCTTGGAGTTCGGGAACTCCTAAATTTCATGGTATGAATGTTATTCTCTCTGAAACTGGGgcaatgtttttattttctttctgtaATTGATGAAGTGTGGTTAGGCAGTTAATCTGTGTACCACaaatttgcaattttttttttttacaagtacaaAGTAGAAGTTTTATCACCTTTAGGAATTCAGACTTGACGAAATCACCTCTTTTTAATAAACTAATTTAGTGCATATACGACATAAATTGTGATTTTATTCCCTGAAAGTCCTGGTGATGTCCGTTTTGTGGCTGACAATCTTGAAAATCATGGAAGGAAAGATTGGATAACTTATATCACGTTCCTTGGTTGAACTGAGAGGACCATCAACAATGCTTGCATTGGAGTTTTGGAGTTTGTAAGATTATTGAACTATTAGTGGTTGGAGTTTGCATGCTTCATTCTTTCATAATATTTGAGTTGTTATCTGTGGAACCTTGTACGTCAGTTGCTTCATGATTTGCAGAAAAATGTTACATGGAATGttatccataaaaaaaaaaagaaaaaaaaagtttcatggAATGTATATCTTGTGGTTAGCATTGATTCTATTCCTCCCTTACCCAACAAATAATGGGTTAAGAGATTCCTCAACAATgcttacattaaatatttggaGTTTGTTAGTCTGTTTGAACTGTTATATAGTTCTTGGAGTTCGGGAACTCCTAAATTTCATGGTATGAATGTTATTCTCTCTGAAACTGGGgcaatgtttttattttctttctgtaATTGATGAAGTGTGGTTGGGCAGTTAATCTGTGTACCACAAATTTgcacttattttttttacaagtacaaAGTTGAAGTTTTATCACCTTTAGGAATTCAGACTTGATGAAATCACCTCTTTTTGATAAACTAATTTAGTGCATATATGACATAAATTGTGATGTTATTCCCTGAAAGTCCTGGTGATGTCCGTTTTGTGGCTGACAATCTTGAAAATCATGGAAGGAAAGATTGGATAACTTATATCACGTTTCTTGGTTGAATTGAGAGGACAGTCAACAATGTTTGCATTGGATTTTTGGAGTTTTTAAGATCGTTGAACTATTAGTGGTTGGAGTTTGCATGCTCCATTCTTTCATAATATTCGAGGTGTTATCTGTGGAACCTTGTACGTCAGTTGCTTCACAATTTGCAGAAAAATATTACATGGAAAGttacccacaaaaaaaaaaaagttccatGGAATGTTTATCTTGTGGTCAGCATTGATTCTTTTCCTCCCTTTCCCAACAAAGAATGGGTTAAGAGATTCCTCGACAATgcttacattaaatatttgggtTTGTTAGTCTGTTTGAACTGTTAAATAGTTCTTGGAGTTCGGGAACTCCTAAATTTCATGGTATCAATGTTATTCTCTGTGAGATTCAGAGTATCTATTGCCTCATCAATCAGCAAGATttgttcttctctctctctatctctctctctctcttctctctctctccccttcaagCTCACACTCATCGTTGCATGTGCCTTGGCATATTGTAGTCTTGGAATTTGTAAGCAAAGTATTGGAAAAGATTAAAATGGATCAGAAGTATCTAAACCTTAAATTATTAGTGAGATAACTAGCTGGCAAGTCTTCTTTACGGCTTGAACCAGAACAGTTGGGATTGGGGAAAAGTGACTTTTGCATGCAGTTTTTGCATTTTGTATGCAACATGATCTAGGGGAAATAGTGTAGGGCCTGTAGCTCAGAGGATTAAAGAATGTGGTTGTAAACCCTAGCGTCTTGGTTTTAAATCCCTTCTCTTCCACAATCAACCAAAAAGGTAAGGGCGTTTCACCCTAGGGGTAGGAAAATCATGAGCTGGGGGATAGGGGACCCAAGGCTATGAAACTTTGCTGTGGGTCTTTTGTTGAAGTGTAATGGCCATATTTTTCTTCACATTTATAATAAGTTTTAATGGTGGATAAATGATATCTTAGTACAGTATGTCAACCTGAATCAGCATTTGTTTATACTCCTCCCTTTTTCCAACAATAATGGGTCAAGGGGATCCTCAACAATGCTCACATTAAATATGGAGTTTGTTAGTCTCTTTGAACTGTTATTTAGTTCTTGGAGTTCGGGAACTCCTAAATTTCATGGTATTCCTGTCACTCTGAAATTCAGGGAATCTATTGCCTCATGAATCAGCAAGACTTGTTCTTTCTTGTTATTTTTCCCTCACCCTCAGCCCCATACACAGACATACATGTGCCTTGACATATTGTGGGCATGGAATTTGTTTAGCGAAGTGTTGGGTAAGGCCAAAATATATCAAAGTATTTGAACTGGCTGGGAAGTCTTCTTCACAGCCTCAACCAGAACAATTGGGATgggtgaaaatttatttttgcatgACGGTTTTGCATATAGTATTCATGTATAGTTTAGAAAACCATGAACACTGGCACATATTATTGAGCTACCATAATCTTAGTTCTTGAAATGTCTTTGGACCATATCTATGCTTCAGCACGGTTTGTGCACTTATTATGAATTGCTTTTCATCTTCTTGTGTTTAGGGCCTGCTATGGTGTTCTTAGATTTGTCATGGAGAGTGGAGCAAAAGGATGTGAGGTATGTGAAGAAAGTTGTTTTTGGCCCTTGGCCTGCATTTTCTGAGATGAATGAACAATGTTATCCTGCTTCCTTTATAATTAGAGCTTCTATGACACTGTATTCAGGTTATAATAAGCGGTAAACTCAGGGCTCAACGTGCCAAATCTATGAAGTTCAAGGATGGATACATGATATCCTCTGGTCAGCCTGTCAAGGAATATATCGACTCCGCTGTGAGGCATGTGCTTCTTAGACAGGACAGCTTATTTGTCCTTGGCATTGATTCAAAACTGAAAAATGCGATTTGCATGCCAGCAACATGCTTAGGTATGGAAGTTTTCTGCCAGTTGATGTTTTTGTGCTCACAATTTGTTGCAAGGGTGTTCTTGGCATCAAGGTAAAGATAATGCTTGATTGGGATCCTAAGGGTAAGGTAGGCCCCACAACATCCTTGCCTGATCTGGTTACCATCCACGTACCGAAGGAGGAAGAGGACTACAGCATCAGGACTTCATTGGCGACAACTGATATAGAGGTTGCAGCAGCTTAAATTAGGACCTCCCATTTTGATTGTCTTTTTTAACTTTGTAGTGTTCAGAACAAGAGAGAGGCATTTTGAGATGCCTGCTGCCTAATTTTACTCGAGATATGGTTTTTTCTTTGGAAGTAATGCATCCGTGTTGTTCTTTTACTACGAGTTGGGGACTCTTTGTGGACTGTTTTGCCTTTGTTAGGAGCTTGGTATCTTAATTGCAGTTTTGCCTTGAGAAGTTGGAttctaatattcttttttttttttttatttgtcccTTTGCTCTCTCTTTCTTAGCAACGGTAGGGCTCCCCTAGCTTGAAAGCCACTCGGTCAAGGTCGAAGGATGGGTAAGCCGAAGCAAAGTGGGGAGACAGATGGTCCTGAGAGCTGATtgttgtgtttttgggccatgAAGTGATAACATTCAGGGTCGCTGGACCGGTCATTCAAACTGAATATGCTGGGAAGAAGCATTCGAAAATGAAAAGCTGGAAGATATAATTCACCTTCCGGGAGAATCTGACCCAGCATTTGGAGAACAGAAACTTAGCAAAAGTGAAAGCATTAGACTTGGGGGCATTTGTTGTGTCGAGACACGTGTAATGAGTGCAGGAGAGGAGATAGGTGCCCAGCCTGTGTGATAGTCACCCGGTTTGGCTGGTGACTGCGCAGAGCTTTTTGTACTCTTCTTGTTTagctaatttatttattttaggtcCGGATCTTTTAATGCACTTGAAAAACGACCATCCAAAATCAATAGCAATTAGCTTGCTCTTACGTAAAATATGGGGTACAACATTTTTAACTAGACGTATGTTATGGTCTCTTACATTTCATCacatttcttaacaaaaatgtagaaaattagataaacatatcaaaagttaaattaaagAGGATGaacttaaatataatttatatacaaaaatgCTAGACCTAACGACATTTAGTtccctatataaatatatatatattttaacttagtaattaaaaaaatatttttttaacgatattgtgaagttttttaaaaatatattaaaaaatttaaaaaataatttttttaaaaaaattttgtcgGACGAGTCTCATGCTACATCCCTCTCGGCTGCTCAGAATCTTGCTTGGGGAATCTGTTGGGAGCTACtgcttcaagttttttttttcttagtaattaagaaaacgttgtttaatattattgtgaatttttttattttttaaaatatttaagggtattaaaaataatgtgaaaaaaaaattaagattagtGGGAGCTTCCgccagtaatttttttataatattattataatttttttatatttttttaaaatgtttaaaagtattaaaaaataatttaaaaaaaataaaaaagataaaaaaaggaaaagtctGTTTGCAGTCACAAATTCGGCCTGTGCGTGGACGGTTGCCACGCTGGAGTTAAACGCACCGTTTAACTTAATGAGTCAAACGTACCGTTTAAACTTAATGAGGTAAAAGCTCCCTCTCGCTCGCTCGTTCTCTTTCCCTCTTCATCTCCCTTTCTCCCTCTTTTAGTTCCCAgtaccctaaccctaaccccaaATCTGCAATTCCCCCAAAGCCCCCTCCCCCTCGTTCTGTTTCCCTCTTCACCTCCCATTAGTGTTCTCCCTCCCCGAGTTCCCCAGTACCCTAACCCCAAATCACCGATTCCCCCATAACAGCACTCTTAATGTACAAAATAATATGAAGAGAGGTTCTTCAAGTACTCACTGATTTGATGGTTGATCCTAGTGTTCGCTCCATTACAAGGAATAGGTACGAATTtattctctctctgtctttctttctttgggtTAAAGGTATTAGATTTCTCTCAATCCAGGATCCCCTCTCTGCGCGTATAGTTTTGAATGATATTTACACGATGAACAATGTTTAAAAccccatttttatttattagtctAGAGCTTCTTCAAGTATCGTGGCTGTGATTCGGCTGTTGTATTTTGCACTGCTATAATTGTCTGTCACTACAGTCCAATCTTTGTGTTactttttgtattctttctcATCTGCAAATTCTATTATTGCCAACTTTTACTTTAGACATCGAGATGGTTTCTCATCAGCATGTGATATTTTCAACTCTGTTGATTTGGATATCAATTGTCTTGGTTATGGCATTTCTAGTTTGAACTGTAGCGTTTTTATTGGCTGTTGGCTTTTACTTTCAATTTTAttccaaattaaaattatttatggtgTGCTTTTGGCATCTAATGCGGAGCTCATAGCCAGTACGGAGACATCAAGTAATTCAATTGTTCTGATCAacttcttatatttatttatggatCCGTAACATTTGTTCATTAAAATTAAGGTTGAGGGTCTGGTGCTTAATTATCACCTTTATGTTCTGGAGAAATAACCTTTGTGACTTTGTCCATATCGTGAAAGTGGGACTAATAGTACAAAggaataaaaccattttctcattttaaGAAAGCATGCCATACATTGGCCAGTTTtgattactaaaataattttaataactcCTTGATATGGATAACAAAGACTGAATGGTCTAAGAAACATGAACCCACTAAAACTTAGAAACCCATATATATTACCCAAACAATGCCTAaatcttactcttttttattttttatttttctttcctgttTTTTGAGAACATTGATAAAGACACAACTTGAGCCAAGACAGATGACTTTGCATTTGTCAAATATATTACTAATCTTAGGATGTTGTGACAAATGAGAAGTCAGCCCTAAAGAACAtgaccatatatataaataaactgttttctttttattgtttcaacaagagattttatttatttatttattttgatgtttctTCATCAAGAAAAAGAATTGAGAATGTCATCATCAGTTTCTTCAGCATCTCTTGTTAATAGCACATTGAGTACTGTCCCAATGTGCAGCTGTGGGAAAGAAGCTGTActtagaatatcaaatactccaAGAAATTCTGGCCGAGCATTCTTTGGGTGTCCAATGTATAACAAAGAGGTATATATCATTAATTGTACTTGTGTGTTtctatttacatattaattgtACTTGTGTGTTTCTTGAGAGAATTGTACTGCAATTTATGTTCTACACAGGGATTACCACACTGCAAATATTTCAAGTGGGCAGATGGTAGTGAATACAAAGAGCAAGCCCTTGTAAAGAGAGAAGCAAAAATATTAAGTAAAGAGAAATAActtaaaaagagagaagaagagattgGGAAGAGGGAGTTGGCACACCACAATGATGAAGCCCAGCTtcgaaagagagaagaagagattgaCAAGAGGGAGTTAGCACTCCACAACAATGAAGCTCATCTTCGTAGGCAAGAAGCCGACATGCGGCATGCACGCACTCTGCTTCGTGGGCAATGGCTAATGTCCATAGTACtttatttgtatttgatatgCTCGAAATGATGAACactttgtatttgtatttgatagGAACTTAGCCTTTGTAAGTCTAGACTAAAATGAATGTACTTGAGACTTTATTTGTAAAAAGTCTagactttttttgttctttaatgTTCCACTGTTTATTAACAAAGTAGGTAGTATTAAGAAAGTTGGTATTCTCATGTATGTGGaacatttttgtattttgtggaAAGTCTTTGTATTTATTGAGACTTGCAATGAAAATGTGGTATTTTAAAATTCTGTCCCCAGGTTTTGAGCCGACAATGAGTCGAACTTAGCAAGAAAAATACTGCATTGTTCCATTCCCATGTTTATCTTATTCATTCTGCATGTACTGCAAGTTAAgtaagaatttaataaaacctGCTCTTCACATGGCAAGAAAAATACTGCAGAAACATGCAAAGTAATCTGcaaataaccaagcaaaaaATATGCAACTTCTGCATGTACTGCTTTTGTCACTAAGCAAAATACTGCAAATACCCAAGCATAAAACAATGCTTGGGTATTTCTGCATCTACTGCTTTTGTCACCAAGAAAAAAATCTGCAAATACCCAAGCATAAAATATGCAACTTCTGCATGTACTGTTTTTGTCACTAATTTGCAAAATACTGCAAATACATTCCCATAAAAACTACAAATTCTGCATCTACTGCAAGTTCACTAAGTAGATGACTGCAAATACATTCCCATAAAAACTACAAATTCTGCATCTACTGCAAGTTCACTAAGAAAAATACTGCAAATACATCCCCATAAAAACTACAAATTCTGCATCTACTGCAAGTTCACTAAGAAAAATACTGCAAATACATTCCcataaaatctacaaattctgcATCTACTGCAAGTTCACTAAGTAGATGACTGCAAATACATCCCCATAAAAACTACAAATTCTGCATCTACTGCAAGTTCACTAAGAAAAATACTGCAAATACATCCCCATAAAAACTACAAATTCTGCATCTACTGCAAGTTCACTAAGTAGATGACTGCAAATACATCCTCATAAAAACTACAAACTCTGCATCTACTGCAAGTTCACTAAGTAGATGACTGCAAATACATCCCCATAAAAACTACAAATTCTGCATCTACTGCAAGTTCACTAAGAAAAATACTGCAAATACATTCCcataaaatctacaaattctgcATCTACTGCAAGTTCACTAAGTAGATGACTGCAAATACATCCTCATAAAAACTACAAACTCTGCATCTACTGCAAGTTCACTAAGTAGATGACTGCAAATACATCCCCATAAAAACTACAAATTCTGCATCTACTGCAAGTTCACTAAGAAAAATACTGTAAATACATTCCcataaaatctacaaattctacATCTACAGATTATCCCCCATTACAGTACATCCATTTCATCCTGCAGTTGTGGCATGTATCGTCTCCGGCTGCGTTGAATCCCTCGTCTCCATCTGTGTTCCATAAGCCGTCTCTGGCTGTGTTCCATCTGCCATCTCTGGCTGTGTTCCATCCATCCTAAGTTGCATCTGTGTATGTAATAGGACACAAAGTAAGAcccaaatattaaataaaaatgagtttataaatgaatgaataaatgaattaaaGTAGGATTTGGTACACTTTCTTGTGTCCCCAAGTTTTCTTGCAAACTCATTCTTGATGGGCCAAGTTGATTTCCACTACTTTCCATCAGTTCGGTGTCCAATTCACGCCTCTGATGTGAATTAAAAAAGTGTTAACAATTAAAGTTCACAAAGTATACAGTATATTATCAAATGAAAAAAGCTACTTTTTCAAAGAAACTCTCACCaagtttctttttcctttatctcctctctttctcacagccttagttttttttttttctcatttgttCCTCCATTTTTGACATTTTTCTCTTACATGGGGGTCTTCACTTGCCTCTGACAACATTAGGACTTAGCACATTTTTCGAACTTCCTTTCGTGGCTGCATTCATGGTACTATCTCCAACATTCTTCTCTTGTATCTTGTGGGGCTTCGAGGTGCAATATACGTCATTCATCGCATACAACTTCGATACCATGTCCTCAGTATGCCCATCTTGAGAGCATGCATTTGTTATTACCTCATAACAAATCTTCAATAGACGTTTATACCTAACTGTTTCTGGTCTTTGGTCAGCAACGTCATGACTGCTCGGAATAATACTATACCTACGTTTTATGTCCTTTCTCCATCGGTCCAATATGTACTTTTCCGGCAACTCCCGGACTTTCCTAGCTGAAAAGATGGCAAGAATATGTCTACAAATTATCCCCCGCATCTCAAACAACCCGCAAATACACTTTGCCTCACACTCGGCCTCATTAAACAAAACAGTATAAGTAACCTCCTTAATGAAATTTTCAGCCTTAATTTCATCATCAACCGAGTAAGTAGCGATTACTCCATCCATTTTCTCGAAACGACAATGACAATAAATCATTCCCATTATCTCTTGTTGAACctctctaaatttttcatttctgtACACATCTTGAAACTTCTTCTCAAGACCCAAGTGTGATATGCAAGGAATAGTGAAGTTGAAAGAATGAAAGCCTGCTTGATTTTcgttctcaatttttttcttcaatgcaTTGTCGAACTGATCAACAAACTCTTTAAGGTTTGTCCTGGCATGCACATAGCCGTCGAAGAAAGCGTTCATGCTCTCACTGCGCTGAGTTGTACTCATCCCAGCCCAAAATGTGTTCTTTAAATATACAGGCAcccaaaactctctctctgCATATAAGCTTTGCAGCCAAGCATTTTCATGCAAGTTGAATGTATCCTTGAGGATGTTCCAAGAATTCTCAAACTCCTCAATAGTAAGGGAGTCATAGACACAAGATAGTAACTTACTTTTCAGCCCAGATTGGTATTGAGTATGGGAACCAAGTTTCTCAGGGACCTTTTTCAATATGTGCCACAAGCAATATCTATGTCGCGTGTTGGGAAAAACAATGGCAATCGCATTTTTCATTGCGCGATCTTGATCTGTAATAATAGTATTTGGTGCTTTTCCATCCATGCAATCAAGCCAACTTTTAAATAACCAAACAAATGATTCGGTATCCTCACTTGAAATAAGGCCTGCACCCAAAAGAATTGATTgtccatggtggtttacacccaCGAAAGGTGCAAATGGCATGCCATACCTATTTGTCAAGTATGTGGTATCGAATGTTACCACATCTCCAAAATAGTAGTAAGCCCCTCTACTACGGGCATCCGCCCAAAACACATTTCTCAGCCTATCATCCTCATCCACATCCATAATACTGAAAAAGTCATCATTCTTGTATTGCATCCTTATAAAATATTCCAACAGTGCTTGAGCACCACCTTTACCTAGACGTAGGTGTCGTGCCTTATCAATATAGTTACGACAATCTTTTTCTCCAAATGATACATTCTCAAACCCACCTGCCTCAgtcacaagagcttgaaaactcttattcatCCGTATGCCAGCCTGATCATTTGTATCCAACACCCTCCTAACTGACTCATTAACTTCTCTGTTGCATCTGAAGAATCTTGTTTTTCTTGGACTGAGTACATGATTGTGTGTGTTAAAAACTGATGTGACACACAACTTCCCATTCTTGAGCACTACATTCATCCTTGCCTTGCAGTCCGTCTTGCTTGTTGGCCGaggccttgagatatttgatGTTCTATTCCGTGCCTTGCCACCACGAGCACATCCCAGAGTAACATATTTGATAGTCTCATCTTTCTCTCTTTTACTCCTTTGTGTCATAACCGGAAAACCTTCTTGTTTTccataatgtttataaaaatccATCAACGCATTCTCCAACTCAAAGCACATCCCTAGCTTTGGCTCCTCAGTGATATCACCCCCATCAGATTGCTCGACATGAAGTGACCCGGAACATACAGCCTCTTTGGTCTCAATAGTATTATCCAAAGAGGCAGTAGACTGCTCTTCACAATCTATCGAGTCTAATGTTTTGTCACTAAACTCTTCAATAGAGTTACTTTGTTCCACTTTATTTTCCTGCAAATTAGGAGAAACGAGTATTATATGACAACATATTTTCTggataaatgaaaaatacaacGCATGTGAAAGATCTGTTTGCATCACCTCGCTACCACATGGATATGAGTTGGCATTTGTCGAAGGAGAAAATGTTGGTAAAGTCGAACAAGAGCTAGCAACTACAGTAGCACTGCTTTGTACACTAGACCTAGTAGCTACACTAGAGCTAACATTAGTTGCGAAACTAGACAGGGGTGCGATCGTAGAGTTCCATGTTTGTTGCTGCAGTTttgcaaataaaaatttaatacacatACTTAGAAACAAAAATGTATAGTCCAGAAAAATAAAGCACAATAACAAGATagtaaatattgtaaaaataaataacctgGTTGCTCCATGGATATGGATAGGTAGTTGGAAGATGCCCCATCATTGGTATGGCAGAACTATACAAGGTAGCGGAACTACTCAGGGCAGCAGTACTTGACGCAGCAGCGCAAGTAGAATTCCATGGGTGTTGCTgtagttttaagaaaaaaattatttaaaaaaaaaatagagcaaatATTAAAGTTCGTAAAATTAAAGCTACCATGCCAACGATCACCTGGTTGGTCCATGGATATGGGTTGGAACTTGGATTAGGCATAAAAGGTGGTAACCACGCATGAGACATTGGACTGTAGTAATTTGGCATGTAGTTTGAAACGCCTGAATAAAGTGGT
Coding sequences within it:
- the LOC122300804 gene encoding protein FAR1-RELATED SEQUENCE 5-like, giving the protein MCIKFLFAKLQQQTWNSTIAPLSSFATNVSSSVATRSSVQSSATVVASSCSTLPTFSPSTNANSYPCGSEENKVEQSNSIEEFSDKTLDSIDCEEQSTASLDNTIETKEAVCSGSLHVEQSDGGDITEEPKLGMCFELENALMDFYKHYGKQEGFPVMTQRSKREKDETIKYVTLGCARGGKARNRTSNISRPRPTSKTDCKARMNVVLKNGKLCVTSVFNTHNHVLSPRKTRFFRCNREVNESVRRVLDTNDQAGIRMNKSFQALVTEAGGFENVSFGEKDCRNYIDKARHLRLGKGGAQALLEYFIRMQYKNDDFFSIMDVDEDDRLRNVFWADARSRGAYYYFGDVVTFDTTYLTNRYGMPFAPFVGVNHHGQSILLGAGLISSEDTESFVWLFKSWLDCMDGKAPNTIITDQDRAMKNAIAIVFPNTRHRYCLWHILKKVPEKLGSHTQYQSGLKSKLLSCVYDSLTIEEFENSWNILKDTFNLHENAWLQSLYAEREFWVPVYLKNTFWAGMSTTQRSESMNAFFDGYVHARTNLKEFVDQFDNALKKKIENENQAGFHSFNFTIPCISHLGLEKKFQDVYRNEKFREVQQEIMGMIYCHCRFEKMDGVIATYSVDDEIKAENFIKEVTYTVLFNEAECEAKCICGLFEMRGIICRHILAIFSARKVRELPEKYILDRWRKDIKRRYSIIPSSHDVADQRPETVRYKRLLKICYEVITNACSQDGHTEDMVSKLYAMNDVYCTSKPHKIQEKNVGDSTMNAATKGSSKNVLSPNVRRELDTELMESSGNQLGPSRMSLQENLGTQESMQLRMDGTQPEMADGTQPETAYGTQMETRDSTQPETIHATTAG